The Candidatus Paceibacterota bacterium genomic sequence ATGGGGAGGTCGCCCAAGTCGATGGCAGAGAACAATTCAGAGTGATTGCAGCCACGACAAAAATCCCTGCCTCGCCCAGGTATGAATGGATTAGCCATGGATGCCTGGGATATATGAGCGCATGGGGTAAGACTAGTGGTTGGTGTTATTCGCAAACCTGATACCTGGTAAAAGCAGAAACCCCTCGAAGATCCAGGGGCGCTATCTGCCCACTTTGGCGTTGGCGGCCCTGTAGTCAGAGCGAGCGCAATCCATGCGATCCGTGGCTTTTTTGGAAGAGATTGAATGTTTGACTAATCTAAAACCGTGAAAACTTTGACGGAACCACAGTATGACTCCTGAGCGAATCGGTGTAGTTGGTGCTGGGATCATCGGGCGTGCAGTTGCGCGGCGACTTGGAGAGTTGCGCGGCGACGCGATGATCACGGTCATCGATAAGGAAGTCACGGTCGGTGCTCATCAGACCTCACACAACAGTGGAGTTGTGCACGCCGGGATCTACTACGCCCCCGATTCCCTCAAGGCGATCTTGTGTAAGCGAGGGGATCCAAGAATGATCTGGTCAACGGTTTGATCTATCCAGTGCCGGATCCGAACTATCCATTCTTGGGTGTTCATTTCACCCGCCGCATTGATGGGCATGTAGACGTTGGCCCAAATGCTGTGTTGGCCATGTCGCGGGAGGGCTACCTTCGTCGTGACATATCACCTAAAGATCTCTGGACTACATTGCGCTGGCCCGGCTTTCAGAAGTTGGCTCGGACTCACTGGAAGATGGGGATCTCTGAGGTTGTCGGATCCATGAGCAAGCATCAATTCTTGAAGCGTGCCCGAACTTACGTGCCCGAACTTCGCGACCAGGATGTGGTGCGAGCGGGTTCCGGAGTTCGTGCTCAGGCAGTCGACCGCGACGGCAGTCTGGTTGAAGACTTCCGGATCCATCGACTTGGTCGTGTATTGGCGGTGCGCAATGCGCCATCTCCAGCGGCTACGTCCAGTCTGGCTATCGCCGAGTATGTATGTGACGAACTCTTCAAGGGCGATAACTAGCCTGCTTGATCCGATCACGGCAAATGGTTATCTAGGTCTGCGGCGTCTCTGGTCTTGGCCAGGGCGTGGCTCGCCTTCTCTGTTCACAAGGGCCACTGACCTTTCGGAAGTATTGGGTAATCCTCTTACCCTTCCAGACGTGAGCAAGCCAACCGCAATCGTCTATGTTGATGGGTTTAATTTGTATCGGAGGGCTTTGAAAGGGACACCTTATAAGTGGCTCGATCTGCTTGCTTTGTCCTCAGCACTTCTTTATGAGTATGACGTCATTCTTGTTCGATATTTCACTGCTCATATTTCTCCTATGCCGAATGATCTCTCTCAAGGGCAGAGGCAACAGGCGTATCTTCGCGCCCTGACAGTGAACCACAAGATCAAGATTCACTTAGGCAAGTTTAGATCAGATGCTCGACTCATGCCGTTGCATCCTTGGGAGTTCAATGTAGATGGGCGCCCTAAGACTGTGAAAGTCAAAAAGACAGAAGAGAAAGGTTCTGATGTCAATCTTGCGACATATTTTCTCTTCGATATCTTCACCAAGAAGGCAGATGTATTTGTCATCTTGACAAATGATTCAGATTTGGCTGAACCTCTCCGTTTAGCGAAAGATGAATTGGGACAGACTGTTGGCCTCATCTTGCCAACGGATACACCATCATCGGAGCTACTCAAAGTTGATCCACAGATCATTCGCCAGATTCGCCAAGGAGCGCTAACAATCTCTCAGTTACCTAAGGATCTCTATGATCGTCACGGAACGATAACAAAACCAGAGTCTTGGTAAAAGCAGAAATCCCGACCGAAGCCGGGATTTCGCAGCCAGCCACCGAAGGGACTGGGGGTGTTGAGGAAAATATAGCAGATTTGTCTGGGCCTACGTCGTCTCTGGTCTTGTCCTGGGTGTGGCTTGCGACTAACGAATTTAGGCTTTTCCACGATGGGTGCAATATATGCAATCCCACTTGGCTCTTTGGAACCAGTGATGGATACCAATTCTGCGTGGTGTGGACCGACATCAACGAATTTAGGCTAAACGCCCGCACGCGAGGTTAAGCCACGTGCTATCCCCAATCGGGTCTTGAACTCTTCTTTGAGATGCGAATAAAGATATCTTTGCCCAGCAATTCATTCGCTGCCGGGAGACCTTGTTGGCAAATATTTACTGTTATGTTGATGAATACGGTGATATTGGAACCTCACATAAGTCGTCACCCGTTTTCGTGCTTTCCGGGGTACTTGTTGCAGAAGAAGACGTTTTTGCAAGTCGAGAATTAATGATAAGCCTTCGCGTTGATCTCGCTCAAGGATCAAAAAGTCTACATTGGGTTAAGAATGCTCGTAACTGGGATAGACGCCAACATATCGTCGATAGTATTTCAAAGTTACCATTGAAGTTGATTTTTACGGTAGCGGTCAAACGTGACTTGCGAGCGCCCTACCCATTGTCAAGTCAAGATGGCGCGGCGCTTCTATGGGCAACGCAACTTCTGGCGGAACGTGCACTTCTCGCTGCTCGAGATTGGCCCGGAGGTTCCCGTCATCTAAAACTTCGACTTTCAAGCATTAAAGGCTGGAATGCTCAACGCACAATTGATTCTTTAACTCGAGCAAGATTGGAGTCGACCTGGGTTCCGTGGGGCTTGCTTGAAGAGCCCGTCAAGATATTGAGTAATGCAGAACTTGATGGTCTTCAACTGGCAGATCAAGTGTGCGGAGCTTTTGGCGCGGCGATTACGCCCGGTGTATTAAGTAGCAATTTGGATGTCTCGCATTTTGCAAAACTTTATCCCTTGATTAGAAGGAGTGGAGCGGGGGAAATATTGAATTATGGAATCAAGGAAACGAGCCCATTTGTAACGACATTGCCATGGTGGGGAACACTTGGATAAACGAAACCCCTCGAAGATCCAGGGGCACTATCTACCAACCTTGTGGTTGGCGGCCCTGTAGTCAGAGCGAGTGCGATCCCTGCGACCCTCGAGGGGCTTCTGAGGAAAATATAGCAGATCTATCTAGGCCTACGTCGTCTCTGGTCTTGTCCTGGGCGTGGCTTGCGACCACCGAATTTCGGTTTATCTGCGACTGGTGCAATGTATGCAATCCCACTTGGCTCTTTGGAACCAGTGATGGATACCAATTCTGCATGGTGCGGACGGACGTCGACGAACTTGGGGTAAACGCCCGCACGTGAAGTGAGTCCGCGGACGGCACTCTGCTGTTTGGATGTAGCAAGAGTCACGACGACACCTGCTTCTCCGGCACGAGCTGTTCGACCAGCGCGGTGGAGGTAATCCTTGTGATCGGTTGGTGCGTCAACGTGAACTACCAATGAGACGTCATCGACGTGGATACCGCGCGCTGCGACATCTGTGGCAACTAACGCCGCGGTTGGATTGGATTTGAAGTGCTCAAGTGTCCGCGTACGGACGGCTTGTGACTTTCCACCGTGGAGTGCACCAACAGCAACGCCGACACTTGCGAGTTTGTCTGCAAGACGATCGGCACCGCGTTGTGTCTTAACAAAGAGGATTGTGCGGCCATCGCGGGAAGCGATTTGTGCCGTGATCTCGTCCTTGTCACTTGGGTGCATCACAAGAACGTGGTGTTCCATGGTGCTGACAGAGGCACGGTCATTTTGAAGTGAATGAGTCTTTGGGTTGTTGAGGTATTTCTTGACGAGTGAATCAACGCCACGATCAAGAGTTGCGCTGAAGAGCAGGCGCTGACCGTTTGGTCGGGCTTGATCAAGAATTTCTTTGACAACCGGCAAGAAGCCCATGTCGGCCATCTGATCGGCTTCATCAAGAACGGTGATTTGTAGATCATCGAGTTGAACCTCACCGCGGTTGAGAAGATCAATGAGGCGACCAGGAGTTGCAACCAGGATTGGGCAGCTCTTGCGCATGGCAGTGATCTGCTTTGCGTACGGCATTCCACCGGCGATGACAACCGAGTCAAGACGGATTGCCTTGGCCAGGGGAGTAATAACATCGTTAATTTGTAGCGCTAATTCGCGAGTTGGTGTGAGGATCAAACCAAGTGGGCGGTGAGGGGCTGCTTGCTTGCCCTGCAGGTTGCTGAGCATCGCCAGGCCGAACGCCAGAGTCTTGCCCGAACCAGTCTGTCCGCGACCAAGAATGTCATCTCCATTGAGTGCATCCGGAAGGGTGGCAACCTGAATTGGGAAGGGTGAATTAATTCCTTGGCTGGTAAGGATCTGTACTAGTTCAGCGGGAACCCCAAGCTCGGCGAAAGTTGTTGTGGTCTCTTCATTGGGCTTGTGGTGTGACGCTTCCACAGTGCTCTCTTGCTGGACATCGGTGATGTAATTATCGTCAGCACCGAAATCTTCGCCATAGCCGCTGCTTGAGTGGGATGGCGAATGAGAATTTGAATGTGATGCAAAAGTGTTCTTTGATCGCGAAGTCGTCGCGCGGTTGAAAGTACGGTTATTTGGCGTAGCGGTTCCGCTGTGGGCGCTGCGAGTTGGAGCAGTGGTGCGCTTTCCACCGGGGATGAACTTGACGCGCTTCTGCGGTTCAAAATTAGGACGGCCATCTCCGCGGGCAACCTCGGCGATGCGGGCATCACGGCGTGTGGTTGGACGGGTGTCTGGACGGGTTGCGGGGCGTTCTTCGCGACGGGCAGGTGCGTACTTTGAATTGCGTGGCGCAGAACGGAATTCGCCTCTTTCGGCGCGGGGCGCGGCGGTGCGAAAATCTTCGCTCCGCTCAGATCGCTCGGTTGGAGTGGTTGTGCGAGACTCGGCAAAGCGCTTGGCACGCTCAAGTGAGCGAGGGTTGTTCTTGAGGCGCTTGCTCGGGGTGTTTGTGGACCCTGGCTTGCCACCCTTAGCAAAGGCGGGCTTTGCCGACTTTGCGTAGGCAGGCTTGGATGAAGATTTGGCCGGCCTCTCAACAGAATCCGTGGATGAGGTACGGGTAATCGGGGTGGCGGCATTTCCCTTGCGGTGAGGCTTAGGAGATTTCGCGCGCACAGGAGTTTTAGAGCGTGGTTGTAATGACATGTTTTAGCTATACCAATCGAGACGACAAGCGCGTCTCGGTACGACTGGCCAATTCAAGCGGTATTGCGTTGGATCTGGGCCGGTCGGGTGGTGATAAGACTCGCAAGTAAGCGCAAATACTGCGCTTTAAGGGAAGAAATCACTGCTCCGGTTGGAGCAACGGGGGCAATCTTACCGTGGATTGTGGGTGTGGATTACCAGAGGTGGCCTGTCATGGGCGATGGAGAAAATCCCTTATGAGAAAAGTTATGGATTTTTTGCCTTTTGCGAGGACGGGACATATATATCATCAATGGTATATACTATCGGTGGTATGTGATTCACATGCTCATTGAAACAACTCGGGAGTTTGAAATATGGCGACAAAACATTCGGAATCTAGCGATACGGGATCTCAGAATGAAATTGATTTCCGAATTGGTGGACCTCGAGATGGATTTCCTAAAGGCTTTAACAGTACCTCCACGCGTCGATTCGAAAAAATTATGTCGCATACGGAGTTCGAGGCAATATCAGATATGGCGGGTCAGCCATCCGTTTGTCAGAGGGATAGCCATCCGTTTGATCGTTTGGTTCCCGCCAATGGAGATAATTTCAAGCGCAGTTGTTGTTCTCGGGACAAACAAGGCAAAGATGGGAGATGTTTTTTATGACGGAGTCGGTGCACGTGCAGACGGTGCGATCAACAAGTGGGTCAGGGAAAAGCAAAAAGAAGAAAACGGTGGATCCATTGAAGAATATTGACCTTAGAAAACTCCGCGATCGAGGTAAAGAGATTCTTGATGCGATGACACCTGAGGAGAAGGAGCACCTCTCCGTGCTACGTCGTTGGGCGGATGAAGATGAACGCAAATTTTTAGAAAATATTCCCGCGATTCGAAAAGCAGCCGAATTAACGCAGTCTGAGGTAGCCGAGAAACTGGGCATGGCACAAGCTGGTGTCTCTCGCTTGGAGAATCAAGGCGACATGCTGCTCTCGACTTTAGGCAAATATCTTGAAGCAGTCGGTGAGCATCCGCGATTAGTTGTGGAAATCAACGGAGAAGATTATGAACTCGACCTGGGGGCACTTGCCGAAAACCTTAAATAATAATCGGTTCTCCTTCCCCGCACCGCGCTAGTGCGAGTTGATAAGTTGGGTTTGGTTTGTGGGTGTGGATTACCAGGGTTGGTTTGTCGGAGGCGCCCCCTAGGAATGTCCTATGTGAGATAACAACCCACCACCCTCCAGTTGCCTTGGTTTAAATTTAGGTCTAAATTTAATGCCAGGGGAAAGGAGGAGAAAATGGATCGGATTATGACTGAATTAACCACGACTATTTCTGAGTTTAAAAAGAACCCAAACGCGGTTGTTAAGAAGGCGAAGAAAAAACCCTTTGCGGTTCTGACGAACAACAAGCCGACTTTCTATGTTATGTCGCCCGAATTATTCGATGAAATTGAAGAGATACTTTGGGAAATAGAGATCACCCCGCTTATAAAGAAGCGACTTGCGAGCAAAGAGAAGCACATTTCGGTCACTCTCGAAGAATTGGCAAAGTGGTAATCCAATGTACACATTAGATTTCCTCGTTAGCGCATCCAAAGAGTGGGTAAATCTCGATAAGGGACTCAAGGATCAGTTCGCGAGAATAAGTCCGTCTATCGGACGGCGGCGAAGAGGCTACGCCAAATTGAAGGAACTTAAAGGT encodes the following:
- a CDS encoding type II toxin-antitoxin system Phd/YefM family antitoxin, which gives rise to MDRIMTELTTTISEFKKNPNAVVKKAKKKPFAVLTNNKPTFYVMSPELFDEIEEILWEIEITPLIKKRLASKEKHISVTLEELAKW
- a CDS encoding DEAD/DEAH box helicase, which produces MSLQPRSKTPVRAKSPKPHRKGNAATPITRTSSTDSVERPAKSSSKPAYAKSAKPAFAKGGKPGSTNTPSKRLKNNPRSLERAKRFAESRTTTPTERSERSEDFRTAAPRAERGEFRSAPRNSKYAPARREERPATRPDTRPTTRRDARIAEVARGDGRPNFEPQKRVKFIPGGKRTTAPTRSAHSGTATPNNRTFNRATTSRSKNTFASHSNSHSPSHSSSGYGEDFGADDNYITDVQQESTVEASHHKPNEETTTTFAELGVPAELVQILTSQGINSPFPIQVATLPDALNGDDILGRGQTGSGKTLAFGLAMLSNLQGKQAAPHRPLGLILTPTRELALQINDVITPLAKAIRLDSVVIAGGMPYAKQITAMRKSCPILVATPGRLIDLLNRGEVQLDDLQITVLDEADQMADMGFLPVVKEILDQARPNGQRLLFSATLDRGVDSLVKKYLNNPKTHSLQNDRASVSTMEHHVLVMHPSDKDEITAQIASRDGRTILFVKTQRGADRLADKLASVGVAVGALHGGKSQAVRTRTLEHFKSNPTAALVATDVAARGIHVDDVSLVVHVDAPTDHKDYLHRAGRTARAGEAGVVVTLATSKQQSAVRGLTSRAGVYPKFVDVRPHHAELVSITGSKEPSGIAYIAPVADKPKFGGRKPRPGQDQRRRRPR
- a CDS encoding DUF3800 domain-containing protein is translated as MANIYCYVDEYGDIGTSHKSSPVFVLSGVLVAEEDVFASRELMISLRVDLAQGSKSLHWVKNARNWDRRQHIVDSISKLPLKLIFTVAVKRDLRAPYPLSSQDGAALLWATQLLAERALLAARDWPGGSRHLKLRLSSIKGWNAQRTIDSLTRARLESTWVPWGLLEEPVKILSNAELDGLQLADQVCGAFGAAITPGVLSSNLDVSHFAKLYPLIRRSGAGEILNYGIKETSPFVTTLPWWGTLG
- a CDS encoding NYN domain-containing protein; this encodes MSKPTAIVYVDGFNLYRRALKGTPYKWLDLLALSSALLYEYDVILVRYFTAHISPMPNDLSQGQRQQAYLRALTVNHKIKIHLGKFRSDARLMPLHPWEFNVDGRPKTVKVKKTEEKGSDVNLATYFLFDIFTKKADVFVILTNDSDLAEPLRLAKDELGQTVGLILPTDTPSSELLKVDPQIIRQIRQGALTISQLPKDLYDRHGTITKPESW
- a CDS encoding helix-turn-helix domain-containing protein — protein: MDPLKNIDLRKLRDRGKEILDAMTPEEKEHLSVLRRWADEDERKFLENIPAIRKAAELTQSEVAEKLGMAQAGVSRLENQGDMLLSTLGKYLEAVGEHPRLVVEINGEDYELDLGALAENLK